The Microbacterium sp. SORGH_AS_0862 region GCTGACGCCGAGCTTGCGGTAGAGACTGCGCAGCTGCGACTTCACGGTGTTCGGCGAGACGACCAGGGCAGCCGCGATCTCGGCGACCGTCTCGCTGCGCGTCAGCTCGTCGGCCACCGCGATCTCGCGAGGGGTCAGCTGCACGCGACGGCGGGTGGCCGGGACCATGCCGATCCGCCCGGCGCGCGCGATCAGCTCCTGCTCGTGGGGATCCACCGCGATCTCGGCCATGGCCTCGAGCGCATGGGTCGGCACCATCGCCAGCGGAACCAGCAGACCGCGCTGTCCGAGCTCAGCCGCGAGACGGCCCAGCATCCGCCGCGCCCCGTCCCGGTCGGCACCGCCCAGAGCGAGCGCGCCCACGGTGAGCGCGAGGTGCTCGGCGTCGATGCGAGCGGAGGCGGCCATGCCCGCCGATGCCTGCAGCAGACGCACGGCGCCTTCCACGTCGCCGGCGGCCAGCGCGATGCGTCCGAGGCTCACCCCGCGCCGCGCGGGGTCCTTGTCCTTGGCCACGACGCGCTCCGCCCCGGCGGCGTCGCCCGCCGCGAGCAGCACGAGAGCGCGCGTGTGCCGCAGTCTGCTCAGCGTCAACTCGGACGTCGCGTGACGCGCCTGCTGGGTGCGCAGGGCGTTCGCGAGCACAGCGTGCGCCGCACCCGCCTGCCCGCGCGCCAGGGCGATCAGGACGTCGAGGTGGGTCAGCAGCGGCCAGTGCTCGATCGTCGCGCGGTGGGGATCGAGGATGCGGATGGCGGTGTCCGCCGCATCCGGGTCGCCGTCTTCGAGGGCGGCGAAGCCGCGCGCCAGCTGAAGGAAGCTGCCCGGATACCCCTCGATCCAGCGTTCGGGCCAGACGCGTGAGAGCGCTTCATCGATCACCTCCCGCGACTCGTCGACCTCGCCCGTCACAGCGAGCGTCCCCGCGGTCAGCGCGAGCCCCTGGAGCCCCGCGAACAGTCCCTTCGCGTCGCTGACGGCCGTCGAGCGGCGGAAGCAGTCGAGCGCCTGGGCGGTGAGGCCGCCGTAGAACAGCGAGGTGCCGATCTGGTTGTACACGGTGGGCTCGTTGCGCCCCAGCCGATCCCGCTCAGCCGCGTCCATCTCCTGCAGCGCACGGTACCCGTCGCGGGCGGCGACGAGCGCTCCGGAGCGACCCGAGACACGGTAGGAGGTGGTCTCGATCGCGCGCAGCAGCACGCGATCGGCGGGCGGCGCGGTGGCCCGCTGCATCCTGGCGCCGTAGATGGCCAGACCGAAGTACTCGAGCGCCCGCAGACGCTGGGTGCCGCTCGCATTGGCGACGATCGCCAGCACCATCGCCACGAGCGGTCGCGTGCGCAGCGACAACAACGGCACGTGGGCGAACAGCTCGGTCAGACGGCCCCGGTAGGAGAGCAGTTCGTTCCAATGGCGACGCAGGACCTCGTCGACGAGCGATGCATCGTCGATCTCGGCCGCGCGCCGCAATGCCGAGAACGCCAGACCCCGCTCGAGCTCCCAGCGCGCGACCCGTCGGCTGATCTCGCGCACCTCGGGTCGCGAACGCTCGCGACGCAGGCTCTCCTCCGCGGCCAGACGCAGGAACGGCGAGAAGACGAACACGGCGGACGCGTCACGCGGGCCGGGCGTCTCCCAGGAACCGAGCCCCTCCGCCTCCGCCGTCTCGAGGAATCGCAGCGCGTCGGATCGGCCGGTGATCGCCTCGGCCAGACGGACGTCGAGCGCGTCGGCGACGGCCACCGTCTCGAGGAACCCCACGAACGCGTCGTCCCAGTGCCCGCCGCGCAACCGCAGCAGCGACCGGGCAGCCCGTTCGACGTTCGCCTCGGAGGCGCCCACATCGCCGAGAGCGAGCATGCGGGCGAGGGCCGGGACGCCTGCGGCGGCGACGATCCTGTCAGCGGTCGCGGCGTCGCCGGCGAGCGCGAGCGCCTCGGATGCGGTGAGGGCCAGTTCCGCTCTGCCCACGATGACCGCGTCGGCCACGACCGCGAGACTCGGCTCGGTCACGAGGGACGCGCGGCGGACGGCGACGCGCAGGACGGCTCGGGGACGTCCGCGAGGAGGTCGACGAGCCCTCGCACGGTCGCCTCTGAGAGCCGGTCACCGTCGTCGAGGGCGACCGCGAGCGGGCCGGTCCGGCGCCGGAGCCCGCGGGCGAGCAGACCCCAGGGGTCGTCGTCGACGGCGAGCGTCTCCGCGGCCGTGCGGAGCGGATTGCCGTCGTCGAGGAGTCCCGCATCCGCGAGCTGCGCGGCGAGCTGCTGGACGAAGGGGCGCGGTTCACCGCCGCCGTCGCGCACCCGCATCCAGACGCCGCGGTACGCGGTGCTGCGCGTCCACTGCGCCATCGCGACCGTCTTGCCATACCCCATCGGGGCGTGCAGGACGACCAGCGGCGCCGCATCATCGAGCGCGGCCACCAGACGGGGCCGCGCGAGGACGCCGACGCCGGCACGCGGCACAGCGGACAGGCTCATCGGGTGGTCTCCGGCGACGTGCCCGGGTGACCCGAACCCCGCCGCCGACTCCACCCTACGGCGCCGCACGGACGTCGGACCGATACGGCGGACGGCGGCACGCCGATGCCCCCGTCCGCATCAGCGGACAGGGGCGGGCGTGTGCTCACCGGGTACGGCATGCATCGGCTCCGCGTGGCCACCCCGCACGGGACGGGATGGCCACGCGGCGATCAGGCGCGGGCCCGACGCCGCCCTCGCCCGACCAGCACGACCATGAGGCCGATCGTCATGAGCAGCAGTGCCGCGAGCACTGCGCCCGTGATCGACAGGGTCATTCCGGTCACCGCGAGCGATTCCGGCGCGTACGCGTGGAAGGGATCGCTGTCGGTCAGGCGCACGGGCGCTCCCGAAGCATCGGTCACGGGGACCGGCGTGCCCGATCCGTCGACCTGCGGCTGCCCGGTCGGCACGCCGTTGCCGTCGGTGGCCGGCACGACGGGAGTACCGCCGACGCTGACCGTGTCCGCGTGGGTGACGCCCTCGCCGAGGCGCAG contains the following coding sequences:
- a CDS encoding LuxR C-terminal-related transcriptional regulator, with amino-acid sequence MTEPSLAVVADAVIVGRAELALTASEALALAGDAATADRIVAAAGVPALARMLALGDVGASEANVERAARSLLRLRGGHWDDAFVGFLETVAVADALDVRLAEAITGRSDALRFLETAEAEGLGSWETPGPRDASAVFVFSPFLRLAAEESLRRERSRPEVREISRRVARWELERGLAFSALRRAAEIDDASLVDEVLRRHWNELLSYRGRLTELFAHVPLLSLRTRPLVAMVLAIVANASGTQRLRALEYFGLAIYGARMQRATAPPADRVLLRAIETTSYRVSGRSGALVAARDGYRALQEMDAAERDRLGRNEPTVYNQIGTSLFYGGLTAQALDCFRRSTAVSDAKGLFAGLQGLALTAGTLAVTGEVDESREVIDEALSRVWPERWIEGYPGSFLQLARGFAALEDGDPDAADTAIRILDPHRATIEHWPLLTHLDVLIALARGQAGAAHAVLANALRTQQARHATSELTLSRLRHTRALVLLAAGDAAGAERVVAKDKDPARRGVSLGRIALAAGDVEGAVRLLQASAGMAASARIDAEHLALTVGALALGGADRDGARRMLGRLAAELGQRGLLVPLAMVPTHALEAMAEIAVDPHEQELIARAGRIGMVPATRRRVQLTPREIAVADELTRSETVAEIAAALVVSPNTVKSQLRSLYRKLGVSSRADALRALAALDLRGPER